The proteins below are encoded in one region of Buttiauxella gaviniae:
- the ccmD gene encoding heme exporter protein CcmD: MTRAFLNWNDFFAMGGYAFYVWLAVALTFIPLLALVLYTRWQRRAILHAVTRQKARERRIQAARQAEGTE, encoded by the coding sequence ATGACGCGCGCATTTTTAAACTGGAATGATTTTTTTGCCATGGGCGGCTATGCGTTTTACGTTTGGCTGGCCGTTGCGCTGACCTTCATTCCCTTGCTGGCCCTGGTGTTGTACACCCGTTGGCAACGCCGCGCCATTTTACACGCGGTCACGCGTCAAAAAGCGCGGGAAAGACGTATTCAGGCGGCACGACAAGCAGAGGGAACTGAATGA
- the ccmE gene encoding cytochrome c maturation protein CcmE, protein MNTRRKNRLYLALAVLVGLGLTLTLVLYALRSNIDLFYTPSEILYGKGESHQLPEPGQRLRVGGMVQPGSVKRDNQTLKVTFRIYDASGVVDVSYVGILPDLFREGQGVVAQGVFEEGNKIEAKEVLAKHDENYTPPEVKEAMDKNHKRAPQVYKDNAS, encoded by the coding sequence ATGAATACTCGTCGTAAAAATCGGCTGTATCTGGCGCTGGCGGTGCTGGTGGGTCTGGGGTTAACCCTCACTCTGGTGTTGTATGCGCTGCGCAGCAATATCGACCTGTTCTATACCCCGAGTGAAATCCTGTATGGCAAAGGGGAAAGCCACCAATTGCCGGAACCCGGCCAGCGTTTACGCGTCGGCGGCATGGTTCAACCGGGCAGCGTGAAGCGTGATAACCAAACCCTGAAAGTGACCTTCAGAATTTACGACGCCAGCGGCGTGGTTGATGTCAGCTACGTCGGTATTTTGCCTGACCTGTTCCGCGAGGGGCAGGGCGTGGTGGCGCAAGGCGTATTTGAAGAGGGGAATAAGATTGAAGCCAAAGAAGTACTGGCGAAGCATGATGAAAATTACACCCCGCCGGAAGTAAAAGAGGCGATGGATAAAAACCATAAACGTGCGCCGCAGGTCTATAAGGATAACGCCTCATGA